One part of the Vibrio palustris genome encodes these proteins:
- the mltC gene encoding membrane-bound lytic murein transglycosylase MltC, producing the protein MKKTLCTLLVLSLTGCSREFIEKIYDVDYEPTNRFAKHLAQLPGQFKKDTAALNQLINAFSGKVKNKWGKREFKIAGKRNYVKYIDNYLSRADVNFESGKIVVETVATTEPKEHLRQAIITTLLTPDDPAQVDLFSSKKIKLDGQPFLYKQVVDQDHKAIQWSWRAKRYADYLIANHLKVKTVDFKKSYYVDIPMVDNQVEIRSYQYANIVRKASQRYGIAEDLIYAIIKTESSFNPYAVSWANAYGLMQIVPKTAGKDVFKLVKKRSGQPSPQYLYNPTNNIDTGTAYFYLLKNRYLKQVQNPTSLQYSMISAYNGGTGGVLNTFSRNRTRAMRDINQLKPNQVYWALTKKHPNQESRRYLEKVTKYKKEFNQH; encoded by the coding sequence ATGAAAAAAACGCTGTGTACTTTACTGGTTTTATCATTAACGGGCTGCAGTCGAGAGTTCATCGAAAAAATATACGATGTCGACTACGAACCGACCAACCGTTTCGCCAAACATTTAGCTCAGCTTCCCGGTCAATTCAAAAAAGATACCGCCGCACTAAACCAACTCATCAATGCCTTCTCTGGCAAAGTAAAAAATAAATGGGGCAAACGCGAGTTTAAAATTGCGGGTAAACGTAACTACGTAAAATACATAGATAATTATCTTAGCCGTGCCGATGTCAACTTTGAATCCGGCAAGATAGTCGTTGAAACAGTGGCTACCACTGAGCCGAAAGAACATTTAAGACAAGCGATCATTACTACCCTACTGACCCCAGATGATCCTGCCCAAGTCGATCTTTTTTCCTCGAAAAAGATCAAACTCGACGGCCAACCATTTCTCTATAAGCAAGTGGTCGATCAAGATCATAAAGCTATTCAATGGTCATGGCGCGCCAAACGTTATGCCGATTATTTGATTGCTAATCACCTAAAAGTGAAAACCGTCGACTTTAAAAAGTCTTACTATGTCGATATTCCCATGGTTGATAACCAAGTCGAAATACGCAGTTATCAATATGCCAATATCGTGCGTAAAGCCTCACAGCGTTATGGCATTGCTGAAGACTTAATTTACGCCATCATCAAAACAGAAAGCAGTTTTAATCCTTATGCCGTGAGCTGGGCCAATGCTTATGGGTTGATGCAAATTGTCCCAAAAACAGCCGGTAAAGATGTCTTTAAGTTAGTCAAAAAGCGCTCTGGACAACCCTCTCCCCAGTATTTATATAATCCAACTAACAATATAGATACCGGTACAGCGTACTTTTATTTACTCAAAAATCGATATTTAAAGCAGGTACAAAACCCAACCTCGTTACAATACAGTATGATTTCCGCTTATAACGGTGGTACAGGAGGGGTGTTAAATACCTTTAGCCGTAATCGCACTCGTGCCATGCGCGATATTAATCAATTAAAACCCAATCAAGTGTACTGGGCATTAACAAAAAAACATCCTAACCAAGAATCTCGGCGTTACTTAGAGAAAGTGACAAAATATAAAAAAGAGTTTAATCAGCATTAA
- a CDS encoding oxidative damage protection protein has translation MSRTVFCARLQKEAEGLDFQLYPGEIGKRVFDSISKEAWAEWQHKQTMLINEKKLNMMDPEHRKLLETEMVNFLFEGQDVHIEGYTPPSE, from the coding sequence ATGAGCCGCACGGTATTTTGTGCACGCCTACAAAAAGAAGCAGAAGGTCTCGATTTCCAGCTTTATCCAGGCGAAATCGGTAAACGTGTTTTCGATTCTATTTCTAAAGAAGCTTGGGCCGAATGGCAACATAAGCAAACGATGCTGATTAATGAAAAAAAACTTAACATGATGGATCCAGAACATCGTAAATTACTGGAAACGGAAATGGTGAACTTTTTATTTGAAGGACAAGATGTCCACATTGAAGGTTATACACCTCCAAGTGAATAA
- the mutY gene encoding A/G-specific adenine glycosylase: MTPFAKSILNWYDAYGRKNLPWQQNKTAYSVWLSEIMLQQTQVATVIPYYQRFMERFPTVQDLAAAPQDEVLHYWTGLGYYARARNLHKAAQVVVNEHQGEFPQDIDAMNALPGIGRSTAAAILSSVHKLPHAILDGNVKRTLARYYAIEGWPGQKRVENQLWEYAELNTPEHDVDHYNQAMMDMGAIICTRSKPKCSLCPVSDGCLAYQQGNQTDYPGKKPKKDKPIREAWFVMLHHENDVWLEQRPQSGIWGGLYCFPEQKNNAIEEILDQRGVQQKHIEKVSTLITFRHTFSHYHLDITPVLVELSAKPQQVMEGNKGLWYNLTVPEQIGLAAPVKQLLESLPFELTSN, from the coding sequence GTGACCCCTTTTGCAAAGTCGATCCTCAATTGGTATGACGCTTACGGACGCAAGAATCTTCCGTGGCAACAGAACAAAACCGCCTATAGCGTATGGCTGTCTGAAATCATGCTTCAGCAAACCCAAGTCGCTACTGTGATTCCGTACTATCAGCGCTTCATGGAACGCTTCCCTACCGTCCAGGATCTCGCCGCTGCTCCACAAGATGAAGTATTACATTACTGGACTGGACTCGGCTACTATGCTCGGGCGCGTAATTTACATAAAGCGGCGCAGGTCGTCGTCAATGAACATCAGGGAGAATTTCCCCAAGACATCGACGCAATGAATGCACTACCGGGTATTGGCCGCTCAACAGCCGCCGCAATCCTATCCTCAGTGCATAAGTTGCCTCATGCCATTTTAGATGGGAACGTAAAACGCACACTCGCGCGTTATTACGCAATTGAAGGCTGGCCGGGGCAAAAACGGGTAGAAAATCAATTGTGGGAATACGCAGAGCTCAATACTCCCGAACACGATGTCGACCACTACAATCAAGCCATGATGGACATGGGCGCCATCATTTGCACACGCAGCAAACCAAAGTGTTCACTGTGTCCAGTTTCCGATGGCTGCTTGGCTTATCAGCAAGGCAATCAAACCGACTACCCTGGCAAAAAACCGAAAAAAGACAAACCCATTCGGGAAGCTTGGTTTGTAATGCTACATCATGAAAATGATGTTTGGCTGGAACAGCGTCCGCAAAGTGGTATTTGGGGTGGTCTATACTGTTTTCCAGAACAAAAAAATAATGCGATTGAAGAAATATTAGATCAACGTGGCGTTCAACAAAAGCACATTGAAAAAGTCAGCACGTTAATCACTTTTCGCCACACATTTAGTCATTATCACCTTGATATCACTCCTGTACTGGTCGAGCTTTCAGCAAAGCCTCAGCAAGTAATGGAAGGTAATAAAGGTCTTTGGTATAACTTAACAGTTCCGGAACAAATAGGCTTGGCAGCCCCTGTTAAACAGCTGCTAGAAAGTTTACCATTTGAACTAACATCTAATTAA
- the trmB gene encoding tRNA (guanosine(46)-N7)-methyltransferase TrmB: protein MSEVTTNELTEDGKVKRRIRSFVRREGRLTKGQETAMTECWPTMGIDFQEQLLDWQVVFGNNNPVVLEIGFGMGASLVEMAKNAPEKNFVGIEVHTPGVGACLAAAKEEGVTNLRVMCHDAVEVFAHMIPDHSLATVQLFFPDPWHKKRHHKRRIVQLEFAEMVRHKLIPNEGVFHMATDWENYSEYMIEVMEQAPGYHNLATDGPFVPRPEERPLTKFEARGHRLGHGVWDIKFQRTE from the coding sequence ATGAGTGAAGTAACGACTAACGAATTGACTGAAGATGGCAAAGTAAAGCGTAGAATACGTAGTTTTGTTCGTCGTGAAGGCCGATTAACTAAAGGTCAAGAAACTGCTATGACTGAATGTTGGCCGACAATGGGGATTGATTTCCAAGAGCAGTTGCTCGATTGGCAAGTGGTCTTTGGTAATAACAACCCAGTAGTGCTAGAAATTGGTTTTGGCATGGGCGCGTCTTTGGTTGAAATGGCCAAGAACGCACCAGAGAAGAACTTCGTCGGTATTGAAGTGCATACTCCTGGTGTGGGTGCATGTTTGGCCGCAGCGAAAGAAGAAGGTGTAACCAACTTGCGCGTGATGTGTCACGATGCAGTCGAAGTATTTGCACATATGATTCCTGACCATTCGTTAGCAACGGTTCAATTGTTTTTCCCAGATCCGTGGCATAAAAAACGCCACCATAAACGCCGTATTGTTCAGCTAGAATTTGCTGAGATGGTGCGTCATAAATTGATTCCTAACGAAGGAGTCTTCCATATGGCGACAGATTGGGAAAACTACTCGGAATATATGATTGAAGTCATGGAGCAGGCGCCTGGTTATCATAACCTCGCCACAGATGGTCCATTTGTTCCTCGTCCTGAAGAGCGACCTCTTACCAAGTTTGAGGCTCGTGGTCATCGCCTTGGACACGGTGTTTGGGATATTAAATTCCAACGCACTGAGTGA